CCAATCTTTCGCCCAGCAAGGTCATGCAATACATCAAGGGGAAAAGCTCCCGCAAACTGATGATGGAGTTCGGCCATTTGCAAAAAACGTATTGGGGTCGTCACCTGTGGGCACGAGGGTACTTCGTGGCCTCCAGTGGCAACGTCACCGATGAGGTGATCCAGGAATACATTCGCCACCAGGACGGAACGGAGCCTGGCGATGGGGGCGACCACTTCCGAATTACTCCTTCGTGAGTTGAGGACTTCAGTCCGAATCTCACGAAATCTTCAAACCTGCCGGCTTTAGCCG
This portion of the Bremerella alba genome encodes:
- the tnpA gene encoding IS200/IS605 family transposase, encoding MENYRTSSHSRFDIKFHFVWVTKYREPILTGEVGVRLRELVREVCRANEIEILEGAVSRDHVHVLLSFRPNLSPSKVMQYIKGKSSRKLMMEFGHLQKTYWGRHLWARGYFVASSGNVTDEVIQEYIRHQDGTEPGDGGDHFRITPS